A genomic window from Passer domesticus isolate bPasDom1 chromosome Z, bPasDom1.hap1, whole genome shotgun sequence includes:
- the TJP2 gene encoding tight junction protein ZO-2 isoform X4, protein MKYEEIGKAPGMEELIWEQYTVTLQKDSKRGFGIAVSGGRDNPHFENGETSIVISDVLPGGPADGLLQENDRVVIVNGTPMENVLHSFAVQQLRKSGKVATIVVKRPRKVQAAALQRSPSLDYEDRALDVMDDHAEFDGKSARSGYSERSWHSGGRSQSWGNNLDQSYRDEHDRGRNRSRDRDRECSYSRDRSRGRSVDRSLDRDCRRDRSRGRSIDRDAGYERHYRGDYSPPSYSHGSLSDPRYGREMRSRSRDRLRSRSPSPEIHRQYEYLGPQDPNAPISVLLTKGRHNEEYGLRLGSQIFIKEMTRTGLATKDGNLHEGDIILKINGTVTENMSLADARKLIEKSRGKLQLVVLRDRKQTLLNIPSLNDSDSEMDDISEIESNRSFSPQDDRSHHSDLDSPHSSNEKLKEKPNAKEDPSSRMSRMGAMPTPFKSTGDIAAPAATAVDSNKELKYQDDPAVAQPKAVTRTILKPSPEDEAIYGPNTKMVRFKKGDSVGLRLAGGNDVGIFIAGIQEGTSADEEGLQEGDQILKVNTQDFRGIVREEAVLYLLEIPKGETVTILAQSKYEVYRDIMACGRGDSFFIRSHFECEKESPQSLAFTRGEIFRVVDTLYDGKLGNWLAVRIGNELEKGLIPNKSRAEQMASVQNAQKDGSSDRADFWRTRGQRSGAKKNLRKSREDLTAIVSVSTKFPAYERVQLREAGFKRPVVIFGPIADVAMEKLSNDLPHLYQTAKTEPRDAGSEKSTGVVRLNTVRQIIEQDKHALLDVTPKAVDLLNYTQWFPIVVFFNPDSKQGVKTMRQRLCPTSNKSSRKLYEQANKLKKTCSHLFTATINLNSANDSWYGSLKDTIQQQQGEAVWVSEGKMDGMEDDTDDRMSYLTAMGADYLSCDSRLISDLEDTDGEGGAYTDNELDEPLEESRISSVSRSSEPVHHEESLKKFTPEPRAQLRKAGSREILREPSPPPAFKPEPPKGKLQNREDPYDFPKSYDSKLSNVAVSSEPSTVSAKPPPPPVSLKPAFGRPILRNSQPAVLPAEEQEEEAKLEEEGSEQENTPKSVLRKVKIFEEMDHKARMQRMQELQEAQNARLEIAQKHPDIYAVPVKTQKSEQSWPQPMSSRPPEPQKAPVRPYLENRVSYGSDAEEEEEEYRRQLADHSKKGYYGQPSRYRDTEL, encoded by the exons ATGAAGTATGAAGAAATTGGCAAG GCCCCAGGCATGGAAGAGCTGATATGGGAACAGTACACAGTGACCTTACAAAAG GATTCAAAACGAGGATTTGGGATTGCAGTTTCTGGCGGCAGAGATAACCCTCATTTTGAAAATGGTGAAACATCAATAGTAATATCGGATGTTCTCCCAGGTGGTCCAGCAGATGGATTACTTCA AGAAAATGACCGAGTGGTCATAGTTAATGGGACCCCAATGGAAAATGTTCTACATTCTTTTGCAGTTCAGCAGCTTAGGAAAAGTGGAAAAGTGGCCACCATT GTAGTGAAAAGACCAAGGAAAGTGCAGGCTGCTGCGCTGCAGAGAAGCCCCTCCCTTGACTATGAGGACAGAGCTTTAGATGTAATGGATGACCATGCAGAATTTGATGGCAAAAGTGCTCGAAGTGGCTATAGTGAGAGAAGCTGGCACAGTGGAGGGCGCAGCCAAAGCTGGGGAAACAACCTGGATCAGAGCTATAGAGATGAGCATGACCGAGGGCGCAACCGGAGCAGAGACCGTGACAGGGAATGCAGCTATAGCCGCGATCGAAGTCGTGGTAGGAGCGTTGACAGGAGCTTGGATCGAGACTGTAGAAGGGATCGGAGTAGGGGAAGGAGCATCGACAGGGATGCTGGCTATGAACGGCACTACAGAGGAGACTACAGCCCACCCAGTTACAGTCATGGATCTTTATCTGATCCTAGATATGGGAGGGAAATGAGGAGTCGTAGTCGGGACAGGCTTCGTTCCCGCAGTCCTTCGCCTGAAATACACCGCCAGTATGAGTACCTAGGACCGCAAGATCCAAATGCACCCATCAGTGTTCTCTTGACAAAAGGCAGACATAATGAAG AGTATGGACTCCGTCTTGGAAGTCAGATCTTCATAAAAGAAATGACCCGTACTGGCCTAGCAACCAAAGATGGCAACCTTCATGAAGGAGATATCATTCTCAAG ATCAATGGTACAGTGACAGAGAACATGTCTTTAGCTGATGCCCGAAAATTGATTGAGAAATCCCGTGGGAAACTCCAGCTGGTTGTTCTCAGGGACCGAAAGCAGACGCTGCTCAACATTCCTTCATTGAACGACAGTGACTCAGAAATGGATG ATATTTCTGAAATAGAGTCAAACAGATCATTCTCCCCTCAAGATGACAGATCACATCATTCTGATCTAGATTCACCACATTCATCcaatgaaaaactgaaagagaaacCAAA TGCAAAAGAGGATCCCTCCAGTAGGATGTCCAGAATGGGAGCAATGCCTACTCCATTCAAATCAACTGGTgacattgctgctcctgctgctacAGCTGTAGACTCAAACAAGGAACTGAAGTACCAAGATGACCCAGCAG tgGCTCAGCCAAAAGCAGTTACACGAACAATTCTTAAACCCAGCCCAGAAGATGAAGCAATATATGG CCCTAATACAAAAATGGTGAGATTCAAGAAGGGGGACAGTGTGGGTCTGCGACTGGCTGGTGGAAATGATGTAGGGATATTTATTGCTGGAATTCAAGAAGGTACCTCAGCTGATGAGGAGGGACTGCAAGAAGGAGATCAGATTCTTAAG GTAAACACTCAAGACTTCAGAGGCATTGTTCGGGAAGAAGCTGTTTTGTATCTCCTAGAAATTCCCAAAGGTGAAACTGTGACAATTTTGGCTCAAAGCAAATATGAAG TCTACAGAGACATCATGGCCTGTGGCAGAGGAGATTCATTCTTCATCAGGAGTCACTTTGAGTGTGAAAAAGAGTCACCACAGAGCTTAGCATTCACCAGGGGAGAGATCTTTAGAGTAGTTGATACACTGTATGATGGCAAACTGGGAAACTGGCTGGCTGTGAGAATTGGAAATGAACTGGAAAAGGGCCTCATTCCAAATAAGAGCAG AGCTGAACAGATGGCCAGTGTTCAAAATGCCCAGAAAGATGGCTCAAGTGATAGGGCAGATTTCTGGAGAACACGTGGCCAGCGATCTGGAGCAAAGAAGAATCTGAGGAAGAGTCGTGAAGATCTGACAGCTATTGTATCTGTGAGCACAAAATTCCCAGCTTACGAGCGCGTTCAGTTGCGTGAAG ctggTTTTAAGAGACCTGTGGTGATATTTGGCCCTATTGCAGATGTTGCTATGGAGAAGTTGTCAAATGATTTGCCTCACCTGTACCAGACAGCAA AGACAGAGCCCAGAGATGCAGGTTCTGAGAAGTCAACTGGGGTAGTGCGCTTGAACACTGTGAGGCAAATCATTGAGCAG GATAAACATGCTTTGTTGGATGTCACTCCTAAAGCAGTGGACCTGCTAAATTACACCCAGTGGTTTCCAATTGTGGTCTTCTTTAACCCAGACAGTAAACAGGGTGTGAAGACCATGAGACAAAGGCTATGTCCTACATCAAACAAGAGCTCAAGAAAACTTTATGAGCAAGCAAACAAACTGAAGAAAACTTGCTCCCACCTCTTTACAG CAACCATTAATTTGAATTCAGCCAACGATAGCTGGTATGGTAGCCTGAAGGATACAATTCAGCAACAGCAAGGAGAAGCAGTATGGGTGTCAGAAGGAAAG ATGGATGGCATGGAAGATGACACCGATGATCGTATGTCTTACCTTACTGCCATGGGTGCTGACTATTTGAGCTGTGACAGCCGGCTGATCAGTGACTTAGAGGATACAGATGGAGAAGGTGGTGCATACACTGACAATGAACTTGATGAGCCTTTGGAGGAGTCAAGGATTTCATCTGTTAGCCGATCCTCTGAACCTGTGCATCACGAGGAG aGTTTAAAAAAGTTTACTCCAGAACCAAGGGCTCAGTTGAGAAAAGCTGGTAGCAGGGAGATCCTTAGAGAACCAAGTCCACCTCCAGCATTCAAGCCTGAACCACCTAAG GGGAAGTTACAAAACAGAGAGGATCCATATGACTTTCCCAAGAGCTATGACTCCAAGTTGAGTAATGTTGCTGTCAGCAGTGAGCCTTCAACTGTATCAGccaaaccaccaccaccacctgtTTCTCTGAAACCTGCCTTTGGGCGTCCTATTCTGAGAAACTCTCAGCCAGCAGTCCtgcctgcagaggagcaggaggaggaggcaaaGTTGGAAGAGGAAGGAAGCGAACAAGAAAATACTCCAAAATCAGTACTGAGGAAAGTGAAAATATTTGAGGAGATGGATCACAAGGCAAGGATGCAAAGAATGCAAGAGTTACAAGAGGCCCAGAATGCCAGG CTTGAAATAGCCCAAAAGCATCCGGATATTTATGCTGTCCCCGTCAAAACACAGAAGTCagaacagagctggccccagccaATGAG CTCCAGGCCTCCAGAACCCCAGAAGGCTCCTGTTAGACCTTACCTGGAGAACCGCGTCAGTTACGGCAGCGatgcggaggaggaggaggaggagtaccGCCGGCAGCTGGCAGACCACTCCAAGAAGGGCTATTATGGACAGCCATCCAGATACAGAGACACAGAATTGTAG
- the TJP2 gene encoding tight junction protein ZO-2 isoform X2 encodes MKTAQALQRMWSHAVKKLGILKGHMKYEEIGKAPGMEELIWEQYTVTLQKDSKRGFGIAVSGGRDNPHFENGETSIVISDVLPGGPADGLLQENDRVVIVNGTPMENVLHSFAVQQLRKSGKVATIVVKRPRKVQAAALQRSPSLDYEDRALDVMDDHAEFDGKSARSGYSERSWHSGGRSQSWGNNLDQSYRDEHDRGRNRSRDRDRECSYSRDRSRGRSVDRSLDRDCRRDRSRGRSIDRDAGYERHYRGDYSPPSYSHGSLSDPRYGREMRSRSRDRLRSRSPSPEIHRQYEYLGPQDPNAPISVLLTKGRHNEEYGLRLGSQIFIKEMTRTGLATKDGNLHEGDIILKINGTVTENMSLADARKLIEKSRGKLQLVVLRDRKQTLLNIPSLNDSDSEMDDISEIESNRSFSPQDDRSHHSDLDSPHSSNEKLKEKPNAKEDPSSRMSRMGAMPTPFKSTGDIAAPAATAVDSNKELKYQDDPAVAQPKAVTRTILKPSPEDEAIYGPNTKMVRFKKGDSVGLRLAGGNDVGIFIAGIQEGTSADEEGLQEGDQILKVNTQDFRGIVREEAVLYLLEIPKGETVTILAQSKYEVYRDIMACGRGDSFFIRSHFECEKESPQSLAFTRGEIFRVVDTLYDGKLGNWLAVRIGNELEKGLIPNKSRAEQMASVQNAQKDGSSDRADFWRTRGQRSGAKKNLRKSREDLTAIVSVSTKFPAYERVQLREAGFKRPVVIFGPIADVAMEKLSNDLPHLYQTAKTEPRDAGSEKSTGVVRLNTVRQIIEQDKHALLDVTPKAVDLLNYTQWFPIVVFFNPDSKQGVKTMRQRLCPTSNKSSRKLYEQANKLKKTCSHLFTATINLNSANDSWYGSLKDTIQQQQGEAVWVSEGKMDGMEDDTDDRMSYLTAMGADYLSCDSRLISDLEDTDGEGGAYTDNELDEPLEESRISSVSRSSEPVHHEESLKKFTPEPRAQLRKAGSREILREPSPPPAFKPEPPKGKLQNREDPYDFPKSYDSKLSNVAVSSEPSTVSAKPPPPPVSLKPAFGRPILRNSQPAVLPAEEQEEEAKLEEEGSEQENTPKSVLRKVKIFEEMDHKARMQRMQELQEAQNARLEIAQKHPDIYAVPVKTQKSEQSWPQPMSSRPPEPQKAPVRPYLENRVSYGSDAEEEEEEYRRQLADHSKKGYYGQPSRYRDTEL; translated from the exons ATGAAGACAGCTCAAGCTCTGCAGAGAATGTGGTCACATGCAGTCAAAAAGTTGGGGATTTTGAAAGGGCAC ATGAAGTATGAAGAAATTGGCAAG GCCCCAGGCATGGAAGAGCTGATATGGGAACAGTACACAGTGACCTTACAAAAG GATTCAAAACGAGGATTTGGGATTGCAGTTTCTGGCGGCAGAGATAACCCTCATTTTGAAAATGGTGAAACATCAATAGTAATATCGGATGTTCTCCCAGGTGGTCCAGCAGATGGATTACTTCA AGAAAATGACCGAGTGGTCATAGTTAATGGGACCCCAATGGAAAATGTTCTACATTCTTTTGCAGTTCAGCAGCTTAGGAAAAGTGGAAAAGTGGCCACCATT GTAGTGAAAAGACCAAGGAAAGTGCAGGCTGCTGCGCTGCAGAGAAGCCCCTCCCTTGACTATGAGGACAGAGCTTTAGATGTAATGGATGACCATGCAGAATTTGATGGCAAAAGTGCTCGAAGTGGCTATAGTGAGAGAAGCTGGCACAGTGGAGGGCGCAGCCAAAGCTGGGGAAACAACCTGGATCAGAGCTATAGAGATGAGCATGACCGAGGGCGCAACCGGAGCAGAGACCGTGACAGGGAATGCAGCTATAGCCGCGATCGAAGTCGTGGTAGGAGCGTTGACAGGAGCTTGGATCGAGACTGTAGAAGGGATCGGAGTAGGGGAAGGAGCATCGACAGGGATGCTGGCTATGAACGGCACTACAGAGGAGACTACAGCCCACCCAGTTACAGTCATGGATCTTTATCTGATCCTAGATATGGGAGGGAAATGAGGAGTCGTAGTCGGGACAGGCTTCGTTCCCGCAGTCCTTCGCCTGAAATACACCGCCAGTATGAGTACCTAGGACCGCAAGATCCAAATGCACCCATCAGTGTTCTCTTGACAAAAGGCAGACATAATGAAG AGTATGGACTCCGTCTTGGAAGTCAGATCTTCATAAAAGAAATGACCCGTACTGGCCTAGCAACCAAAGATGGCAACCTTCATGAAGGAGATATCATTCTCAAG ATCAATGGTACAGTGACAGAGAACATGTCTTTAGCTGATGCCCGAAAATTGATTGAGAAATCCCGTGGGAAACTCCAGCTGGTTGTTCTCAGGGACCGAAAGCAGACGCTGCTCAACATTCCTTCATTGAACGACAGTGACTCAGAAATGGATG ATATTTCTGAAATAGAGTCAAACAGATCATTCTCCCCTCAAGATGACAGATCACATCATTCTGATCTAGATTCACCACATTCATCcaatgaaaaactgaaagagaaacCAAA TGCAAAAGAGGATCCCTCCAGTAGGATGTCCAGAATGGGAGCAATGCCTACTCCATTCAAATCAACTGGTgacattgctgctcctgctgctacAGCTGTAGACTCAAACAAGGAACTGAAGTACCAAGATGACCCAGCAG tgGCTCAGCCAAAAGCAGTTACACGAACAATTCTTAAACCCAGCCCAGAAGATGAAGCAATATATGG CCCTAATACAAAAATGGTGAGATTCAAGAAGGGGGACAGTGTGGGTCTGCGACTGGCTGGTGGAAATGATGTAGGGATATTTATTGCTGGAATTCAAGAAGGTACCTCAGCTGATGAGGAGGGACTGCAAGAAGGAGATCAGATTCTTAAG GTAAACACTCAAGACTTCAGAGGCATTGTTCGGGAAGAAGCTGTTTTGTATCTCCTAGAAATTCCCAAAGGTGAAACTGTGACAATTTTGGCTCAAAGCAAATATGAAG TCTACAGAGACATCATGGCCTGTGGCAGAGGAGATTCATTCTTCATCAGGAGTCACTTTGAGTGTGAAAAAGAGTCACCACAGAGCTTAGCATTCACCAGGGGAGAGATCTTTAGAGTAGTTGATACACTGTATGATGGCAAACTGGGAAACTGGCTGGCTGTGAGAATTGGAAATGAACTGGAAAAGGGCCTCATTCCAAATAAGAGCAG AGCTGAACAGATGGCCAGTGTTCAAAATGCCCAGAAAGATGGCTCAAGTGATAGGGCAGATTTCTGGAGAACACGTGGCCAGCGATCTGGAGCAAAGAAGAATCTGAGGAAGAGTCGTGAAGATCTGACAGCTATTGTATCTGTGAGCACAAAATTCCCAGCTTACGAGCGCGTTCAGTTGCGTGAAG ctggTTTTAAGAGACCTGTGGTGATATTTGGCCCTATTGCAGATGTTGCTATGGAGAAGTTGTCAAATGATTTGCCTCACCTGTACCAGACAGCAA AGACAGAGCCCAGAGATGCAGGTTCTGAGAAGTCAACTGGGGTAGTGCGCTTGAACACTGTGAGGCAAATCATTGAGCAG GATAAACATGCTTTGTTGGATGTCACTCCTAAAGCAGTGGACCTGCTAAATTACACCCAGTGGTTTCCAATTGTGGTCTTCTTTAACCCAGACAGTAAACAGGGTGTGAAGACCATGAGACAAAGGCTATGTCCTACATCAAACAAGAGCTCAAGAAAACTTTATGAGCAAGCAAACAAACTGAAGAAAACTTGCTCCCACCTCTTTACAG CAACCATTAATTTGAATTCAGCCAACGATAGCTGGTATGGTAGCCTGAAGGATACAATTCAGCAACAGCAAGGAGAAGCAGTATGGGTGTCAGAAGGAAAG ATGGATGGCATGGAAGATGACACCGATGATCGTATGTCTTACCTTACTGCCATGGGTGCTGACTATTTGAGCTGTGACAGCCGGCTGATCAGTGACTTAGAGGATACAGATGGAGAAGGTGGTGCATACACTGACAATGAACTTGATGAGCCTTTGGAGGAGTCAAGGATTTCATCTGTTAGCCGATCCTCTGAACCTGTGCATCACGAGGAG aGTTTAAAAAAGTTTACTCCAGAACCAAGGGCTCAGTTGAGAAAAGCTGGTAGCAGGGAGATCCTTAGAGAACCAAGTCCACCTCCAGCATTCAAGCCTGAACCACCTAAG GGGAAGTTACAAAACAGAGAGGATCCATATGACTTTCCCAAGAGCTATGACTCCAAGTTGAGTAATGTTGCTGTCAGCAGTGAGCCTTCAACTGTATCAGccaaaccaccaccaccacctgtTTCTCTGAAACCTGCCTTTGGGCGTCCTATTCTGAGAAACTCTCAGCCAGCAGTCCtgcctgcagaggagcaggaggaggaggcaaaGTTGGAAGAGGAAGGAAGCGAACAAGAAAATACTCCAAAATCAGTACTGAGGAAAGTGAAAATATTTGAGGAGATGGATCACAAGGCAAGGATGCAAAGAATGCAAGAGTTACAAGAGGCCCAGAATGCCAGG CTTGAAATAGCCCAAAAGCATCCGGATATTTATGCTGTCCCCGTCAAAACACAGAAGTCagaacagagctggccccagccaATGAG CTCCAGGCCTCCAGAACCCCAGAAGGCTCCTGTTAGACCTTACCTGGAGAACCGCGTCAGTTACGGCAGCGatgcggaggaggaggaggaggagtaccGCCGGCAGCTGGCAGACCACTCCAAGAAGGGCTATTATGGACAGCCATCCAGATACAGAGACACAGAATTGTAG
- the TJP2 gene encoding tight junction protein ZO-2 isoform X3, with protein sequence MKTAQALQRMWSHAVKKLGILKGHAPGMEELIWEQYTVTLQKDSKRGFGIAVSGGRDNPHFENGETSIVISDVLPGGPADGLLQENDRVVIVNGTPMENVLHSFAVQQLRKSGKVATIVVKRPRKVQAAALQRSPSLDYEDRALDVMDDHAEFDGKSARSGYSERSWHSGGRSQSWGNNLDQSYRDEHDRGRNRSRDRDRECSYSRDRSRGRSVDRSLDRDCRRDRSRGRSIDRDAGYERHYRGDYSPPSYSHGSLSDPRYGREMRSRSRDRLRSRSPSPEIHRQYEYLGPQDPNAPISVLLTKGRHNEEYGLRLGSQIFIKEMTRTGLATKDGNLHEGDIILKINGTVTENMSLADARKLIEKSRGKLQLVVLRDRKQTLLNIPSLNDSDSEMDDISEIESNRSFSPQDDRSHHSDLDSPHSSNEKLKEKPNAKEDPSSRMSRMGAMPTPFKSTGDIAAPAATAVDSNKELKYQDDPAVAQPKAVTRTILKPSPEDEAIYGPNTKMVRFKKGDSVGLRLAGGNDVGIFIAGIQEGTSADEEGLQEGDQILKVNTQDFRGIVREEAVLYLLEIPKGETVTILAQSKYEVYRDIMACGRGDSFFIRSHFECEKESPQSLAFTRGEIFRVVDTLYDGKLGNWLAVRIGNELEKGLIPNKSRAEQMASVQNAQKDGSSDRADFWRTRGQRSGAKKNLRKSREDLTAIVSVSTKFPAYERVQLREAGFKRPVVIFGPIADVAMEKLSNDLPHLYQTAKTEPRDAGSEKSTGVVRLNTVRQIIEQDKHALLDVTPKAVDLLNYTQWFPIVVFFNPDSKQGVKTMRQRLCPTSNKSSRKLYEQANKLKKTCSHLFTATINLNSANDSWYGSLKDTIQQQQGEAVWVSEGKMDGMEDDTDDRMSYLTAMGADYLSCDSRLISDLEDTDGEGGAYTDNELDEPLEESRISSVSRSSEPVHHEESLKKFTPEPRAQLRKAGSREILREPSPPPAFKPEPPKGKLQNREDPYDFPKSYDSKLSNVAVSSEPSTVSAKPPPPPVSLKPAFGRPILRNSQPAVLPAEEQEEEAKLEEEGSEQENTPKSVLRKVKIFEEMDHKARMQRMQELQEAQNARLEIAQKHPDIYAVPVKTQKSEQSWPQPMSSRPPEPQKAPVRPYLENRVSYGSDAEEEEEEYRRQLADHSKKGYYGQPSRYRDTEL encoded by the exons ATGAAGACAGCTCAAGCTCTGCAGAGAATGTGGTCACATGCAGTCAAAAAGTTGGGGATTTTGAAAGGGCAC GCCCCAGGCATGGAAGAGCTGATATGGGAACAGTACACAGTGACCTTACAAAAG GATTCAAAACGAGGATTTGGGATTGCAGTTTCTGGCGGCAGAGATAACCCTCATTTTGAAAATGGTGAAACATCAATAGTAATATCGGATGTTCTCCCAGGTGGTCCAGCAGATGGATTACTTCA AGAAAATGACCGAGTGGTCATAGTTAATGGGACCCCAATGGAAAATGTTCTACATTCTTTTGCAGTTCAGCAGCTTAGGAAAAGTGGAAAAGTGGCCACCATT GTAGTGAAAAGACCAAGGAAAGTGCAGGCTGCTGCGCTGCAGAGAAGCCCCTCCCTTGACTATGAGGACAGAGCTTTAGATGTAATGGATGACCATGCAGAATTTGATGGCAAAAGTGCTCGAAGTGGCTATAGTGAGAGAAGCTGGCACAGTGGAGGGCGCAGCCAAAGCTGGGGAAACAACCTGGATCAGAGCTATAGAGATGAGCATGACCGAGGGCGCAACCGGAGCAGAGACCGTGACAGGGAATGCAGCTATAGCCGCGATCGAAGTCGTGGTAGGAGCGTTGACAGGAGCTTGGATCGAGACTGTAGAAGGGATCGGAGTAGGGGAAGGAGCATCGACAGGGATGCTGGCTATGAACGGCACTACAGAGGAGACTACAGCCCACCCAGTTACAGTCATGGATCTTTATCTGATCCTAGATATGGGAGGGAAATGAGGAGTCGTAGTCGGGACAGGCTTCGTTCCCGCAGTCCTTCGCCTGAAATACACCGCCAGTATGAGTACCTAGGACCGCAAGATCCAAATGCACCCATCAGTGTTCTCTTGACAAAAGGCAGACATAATGAAG AGTATGGACTCCGTCTTGGAAGTCAGATCTTCATAAAAGAAATGACCCGTACTGGCCTAGCAACCAAAGATGGCAACCTTCATGAAGGAGATATCATTCTCAAG ATCAATGGTACAGTGACAGAGAACATGTCTTTAGCTGATGCCCGAAAATTGATTGAGAAATCCCGTGGGAAACTCCAGCTGGTTGTTCTCAGGGACCGAAAGCAGACGCTGCTCAACATTCCTTCATTGAACGACAGTGACTCAGAAATGGATG ATATTTCTGAAATAGAGTCAAACAGATCATTCTCCCCTCAAGATGACAGATCACATCATTCTGATCTAGATTCACCACATTCATCcaatgaaaaactgaaagagaaacCAAA TGCAAAAGAGGATCCCTCCAGTAGGATGTCCAGAATGGGAGCAATGCCTACTCCATTCAAATCAACTGGTgacattgctgctcctgctgctacAGCTGTAGACTCAAACAAGGAACTGAAGTACCAAGATGACCCAGCAG tgGCTCAGCCAAAAGCAGTTACACGAACAATTCTTAAACCCAGCCCAGAAGATGAAGCAATATATGG CCCTAATACAAAAATGGTGAGATTCAAGAAGGGGGACAGTGTGGGTCTGCGACTGGCTGGTGGAAATGATGTAGGGATATTTATTGCTGGAATTCAAGAAGGTACCTCAGCTGATGAGGAGGGACTGCAAGAAGGAGATCAGATTCTTAAG GTAAACACTCAAGACTTCAGAGGCATTGTTCGGGAAGAAGCTGTTTTGTATCTCCTAGAAATTCCCAAAGGTGAAACTGTGACAATTTTGGCTCAAAGCAAATATGAAG TCTACAGAGACATCATGGCCTGTGGCAGAGGAGATTCATTCTTCATCAGGAGTCACTTTGAGTGTGAAAAAGAGTCACCACAGAGCTTAGCATTCACCAGGGGAGAGATCTTTAGAGTAGTTGATACACTGTATGATGGCAAACTGGGAAACTGGCTGGCTGTGAGAATTGGAAATGAACTGGAAAAGGGCCTCATTCCAAATAAGAGCAG AGCTGAACAGATGGCCAGTGTTCAAAATGCCCAGAAAGATGGCTCAAGTGATAGGGCAGATTTCTGGAGAACACGTGGCCAGCGATCTGGAGCAAAGAAGAATCTGAGGAAGAGTCGTGAAGATCTGACAGCTATTGTATCTGTGAGCACAAAATTCCCAGCTTACGAGCGCGTTCAGTTGCGTGAAG ctggTTTTAAGAGACCTGTGGTGATATTTGGCCCTATTGCAGATGTTGCTATGGAGAAGTTGTCAAATGATTTGCCTCACCTGTACCAGACAGCAA AGACAGAGCCCAGAGATGCAGGTTCTGAGAAGTCAACTGGGGTAGTGCGCTTGAACACTGTGAGGCAAATCATTGAGCAG GATAAACATGCTTTGTTGGATGTCACTCCTAAAGCAGTGGACCTGCTAAATTACACCCAGTGGTTTCCAATTGTGGTCTTCTTTAACCCAGACAGTAAACAGGGTGTGAAGACCATGAGACAAAGGCTATGTCCTACATCAAACAAGAGCTCAAGAAAACTTTATGAGCAAGCAAACAAACTGAAGAAAACTTGCTCCCACCTCTTTACAG CAACCATTAATTTGAATTCAGCCAACGATAGCTGGTATGGTAGCCTGAAGGATACAATTCAGCAACAGCAAGGAGAAGCAGTATGGGTGTCAGAAGGAAAG ATGGATGGCATGGAAGATGACACCGATGATCGTATGTCTTACCTTACTGCCATGGGTGCTGACTATTTGAGCTGTGACAGCCGGCTGATCAGTGACTTAGAGGATACAGATGGAGAAGGTGGTGCATACACTGACAATGAACTTGATGAGCCTTTGGAGGAGTCAAGGATTTCATCTGTTAGCCGATCCTCTGAACCTGTGCATCACGAGGAG aGTTTAAAAAAGTTTACTCCAGAACCAAGGGCTCAGTTGAGAAAAGCTGGTAGCAGGGAGATCCTTAGAGAACCAAGTCCACCTCCAGCATTCAAGCCTGAACCACCTAAG GGGAAGTTACAAAACAGAGAGGATCCATATGACTTTCCCAAGAGCTATGACTCCAAGTTGAGTAATGTTGCTGTCAGCAGTGAGCCTTCAACTGTATCAGccaaaccaccaccaccacctgtTTCTCTGAAACCTGCCTTTGGGCGTCCTATTCTGAGAAACTCTCAGCCAGCAGTCCtgcctgcagaggagcaggaggaggaggcaaaGTTGGAAGAGGAAGGAAGCGAACAAGAAAATACTCCAAAATCAGTACTGAGGAAAGTGAAAATATTTGAGGAGATGGATCACAAGGCAAGGATGCAAAGAATGCAAGAGTTACAAGAGGCCCAGAATGCCAGG CTTGAAATAGCCCAAAAGCATCCGGATATTTATGCTGTCCCCGTCAAAACACAGAAGTCagaacagagctggccccagccaATGAG CTCCAGGCCTCCAGAACCCCAGAAGGCTCCTGTTAGACCTTACCTGGAGAACCGCGTCAGTTACGGCAGCGatgcggaggaggaggaggaggagtaccGCCGGCAGCTGGCAGACCACTCCAAGAAGGGCTATTATGGACAGCCATCCAGATACAGAGACACAGAATTGTAG